One Bradyrhizobium sp. ISRA464 genomic window carries:
- a CDS encoding MFS transporter has protein sequence MTMAATAQTGIDDVKTYPGRAAVISWIFFDWAAQPYFTLITTFVFAPYFASFVASDPASGQSMWGFATAAAGLAIALLSPVLGAIADASGRRKPWIAGFGALLVIGASAMWIGKPGNPDVIPVLLLAYAIASVGVEFATVFNNAMMPTLVPPDRIGRLSGTGWATGYVGGILSLVLVLGFLAANAETGRTLFGFTPLFGLDPATHEGDRITGPLTGLWFIIFVAPMFLFTPDYPAKRRLRDALGEGLRELRESLASLPKQKSMARFLLANMIYTDGLVSLFAFGGIYAAGTFGWDTIRIGTFGIILAIAGTFGGWLGGKLDDAFGPKRVITGSLLILLFAIVTILTVNKDSILFIPVSPPVPGGPLFAGAAERAYIVLGCLIGATGAPLQAASRSLLIRLAPKDRIAQYFGLFALTGKVTSFIGPLLIGAITAATASQKAGMAVLVVFFLVGLVLLAKVRADA, from the coding sequence ATGACGATGGCGGCGACGGCACAGACAGGCATCGACGACGTGAAGACCTATCCGGGACGCGCCGCCGTCATCAGCTGGATCTTCTTCGACTGGGCCGCTCAGCCCTATTTCACCCTGATCACGACCTTCGTGTTCGCGCCCTATTTCGCGAGCTTCGTCGCATCAGATCCGGCGAGCGGTCAGTCGATGTGGGGTTTTGCCACGGCAGCCGCCGGGCTCGCGATCGCGCTGCTGTCGCCCGTGCTGGGCGCGATTGCCGATGCCAGCGGCCGCCGCAAGCCGTGGATCGCAGGCTTTGGTGCGCTGCTCGTCATCGGCGCGAGCGCGATGTGGATCGGCAAGCCCGGAAATCCCGACGTCATTCCCGTGCTGCTGCTGGCCTATGCGATCGCAAGCGTCGGCGTCGAGTTCGCGACCGTCTTCAACAATGCGATGATGCCGACGCTGGTACCACCCGACAGGATCGGGAGGCTCTCGGGTACCGGCTGGGCCACCGGCTATGTTGGCGGCATCCTGAGCCTCGTGCTGGTGCTCGGCTTCCTCGCCGCCAATGCCGAGACCGGCCGCACGCTGTTCGGCTTCACCCCGCTGTTCGGTCTCGATCCCGCCACCCATGAAGGCGATCGCATCACCGGACCGCTGACCGGGCTGTGGTTCATCATCTTCGTCGCGCCGATGTTCCTGTTCACGCCGGATTATCCGGCCAAGCGTCGGTTGCGCGATGCGCTCGGTGAAGGCCTGCGCGAGCTGCGAGAGTCATTGGCGAGCCTTCCGAAGCAGAAATCGATGGCGCGGTTCCTGCTCGCGAACATGATCTACACCGACGGGCTAGTGTCGCTGTTTGCCTTCGGGGGCATCTATGCAGCGGGCACCTTCGGGTGGGACACGATCCGCATCGGCACGTTCGGCATCATCCTGGCGATTGCCGGCACGTTCGGCGGGTGGCTCGGCGGCAAGCTCGATGATGCGTTCGGGCCGAAGCGTGTCATCACGGGCAGCCTGCTGATCCTGCTGTTTGCGATCGTCACGATCCTCACCGTGAACAAGGATTCGATCCTGTTCATACCGGTCTCGCCTCCGGTGCCCGGCGGCCCGTTGTTCGCCGGCGCCGCCGAGCGCGCCTATATCGTGCTGGGTTGCCTGATCGGCGCCACCGGCGCGCCGCTGCAGGCGGCATCGCGCTCGCTTTTGATCCGTCTGGCGCCGAAGGATCGCATCGCGCAGTATTTTGGTCTGTTCGCGCTGACCGGGAAGGTGACGTCGTTCATTGGCCCGCTGCTGATCGGCGCGATCACCGCGGCGACCGCGAGTCAGAAGGCCGGCATGGCGGTGCTGGTGGTGTTTTTCCTCGTCGGCTTGGTGCTGCTGGCGAAGGTGCGCGCCGACGCGTAG
- a CDS encoding serine hydrolase, translating to MRARIWIALAMLLPVTVVVAGSYFRADKAARFMADFVAHNVCIRTFVSGLDPDANFAAIADVPSVRPWRYVMSYQVDRTAKVVETSVMGVVHGQATFRQGFGCTLRLGPKPPYLLRSDLDALRTPTSPALLPDIAPPTVVEPSNAALVSALDHAFEEPAGEVSRRTKAVVVVHNGRVIAERYAPGVGVDTQLLGFSLSKSVVNALIGILQRKNLIQPSMAAPIAQWQGANDLRRAITVEHLMRMTSGLALDETFLGFDEASRMYLDEDMTGYAAKAPLIAPPGTRWHYSSGSAQLLAGIIRDIVGGPEQTLAFAWRELLNPLGMRHVTLEFDASGTLQGASNMLASARDWARFGMLYLNNGQIGNVRLFNENWVDFSAAATLDTDYGAGFWTNRSTAKGAANRIRAGIPRDAFFAAGFLDQRIAIIPSRNLVIVRLGDSTGRSGGGVERLIAEVLSAIKQ from the coding sequence GTGCGCGCTCGGATCTGGATCGCGTTGGCGATGCTGCTGCCGGTCACGGTTGTGGTTGCGGGCAGCTATTTTCGTGCCGACAAGGCTGCCCGCTTCATGGCCGACTTCGTCGCGCACAATGTCTGCATCAGGACCTTCGTTTCCGGGCTCGACCCGGATGCCAATTTTGCGGCGATCGCGGACGTCCCGAGCGTTCGGCCGTGGCGGTACGTGATGAGTTACCAGGTCGATCGAACAGCCAAAGTCGTCGAGACATCGGTCATGGGAGTCGTGCACGGGCAGGCCACATTTCGCCAAGGCTTTGGTTGCACCTTGCGGCTCGGGCCAAAGCCTCCCTACCTGCTCCGGAGCGACCTCGACGCACTGAGAACTCCGACGTCGCCGGCATTGTTGCCGGACATCGCCCCTCCGACAGTTGTCGAGCCGTCGAACGCCGCGCTCGTGAGTGCGCTCGATCATGCATTCGAGGAGCCCGCAGGGGAGGTGTCGCGCAGGACCAAGGCCGTGGTGGTGGTCCACAACGGTCGTGTCATCGCCGAACGCTATGCGCCGGGAGTTGGCGTCGACACGCAGCTGCTCGGATTCTCGCTCAGCAAGTCGGTCGTGAATGCGTTGATCGGCATTCTCCAGCGCAAAAATCTCATCCAACCCTCGATGGCGGCGCCGATCGCTCAGTGGCAGGGCGCCAATGATCTGCGTCGTGCGATCACGGTCGAGCATCTGATGCGGATGACGTCCGGACTGGCGCTGGACGAAACGTTCCTCGGCTTCGACGAGGCCAGCCGGATGTACCTGGACGAAGACATGACCGGCTACGCCGCGAAAGCGCCGTTGATCGCGCCGCCGGGGACGCGATGGCACTATTCCAGCGGCTCAGCCCAACTCCTGGCTGGGATCATTCGCGATATCGTCGGCGGGCCGGAACAGACACTAGCCTTTGCATGGCGCGAGCTGCTCAATCCGCTCGGCATGCGCCACGTGACGCTGGAATTCGACGCATCCGGAACGTTGCAAGGCGCGTCCAACATGCTTGCGAGCGCGCGCGATTGGGCGCGGTTCGGCATGCTCTACCTGAACAACGGTCAGATCGGTAACGTGCGTCTCTTCAACGAGAACTGGGTGGATTTCTCCGCCGCGGCGACGCTCGATACCGACTACGGCGCCGGGTTCTGGACCAATCGCAGCACGGCCAAGGGTGCAGCGAACCGGATCAGGGCCGGCATCCCGCGCGACGCCTTCTTTGCCGCAGGTTTCCTCGACCAGCGTATCGCGATCATTCCGTCGCGAAACCTCGTGATCGTGCGCCTGGGGGATTCCACCGGCCGGTCCGGTGGTGGTGTCGAACGGCTCATCGCCGAGGTCTTGTCGGCGATCAAGCAATAG
- a CDS encoding NAD(P)-dependent oxidoreductase, giving the protein MTSLKGKTLFISGASRGIGLAIALRAARDGANIAIAAKTAEPHPKLTGTIYTAADEVRAAGGKALPVICDIRDEAQVVAAIERTVAEFGGIDICVNNASAISLTTSQATDMKRFDLMMGINTRGTFMVSKYCIPHLKKAENPHILMLSPPLDMKTKWFEHSTAYTMAKYGMSMCVLGLAGELKSAGIAVNALWPRTTIATAAVGNLLGGDAMMRASRTPEIMGDAAYAIVTRPSREFTGHFCIDDKVLYANGVRDFERYRVDASVPLISDFFVPDDDVPPPGVTVQPLPSVGSAQASR; this is encoded by the coding sequence ATGACGTCCCTCAAAGGCAAGACGCTGTTCATCTCGGGCGCGAGCCGCGGCATCGGGCTTGCGATTGCGCTTCGCGCCGCGCGTGATGGCGCAAATATCGCGATCGCGGCGAAGACCGCCGAGCCGCATCCCAAGCTGACGGGCACGATCTACACCGCCGCCGACGAGGTCCGCGCCGCCGGCGGCAAGGCGCTGCCGGTGATCTGCGATATCAGGGATGAGGCGCAGGTGGTGGCGGCGATCGAGCGGACCGTCGCGGAGTTCGGCGGTATCGACATCTGCGTCAACAATGCCAGCGCCATCAGCCTGACCACCTCGCAAGCGACCGACATGAAGCGGTTCGACCTGATGATGGGTATCAATACGCGCGGCACCTTCATGGTGTCGAAATACTGCATCCCGCATCTGAAGAAGGCGGAGAACCCGCATATCCTGATGCTGTCGCCGCCGCTCGACATGAAGACGAAGTGGTTCGAGCATTCGACCGCCTATACGATGGCGAAGTACGGCATGAGCATGTGCGTGCTCGGGCTCGCGGGCGAGCTGAAATCCGCCGGCATCGCCGTCAATGCGCTGTGGCCGCGCACCACGATCGCAACTGCCGCGGTCGGCAATTTGCTCGGCGGCGACGCCATGATGCGCGCGAGCCGCACGCCGGAGATCATGGGCGATGCGGCCTACGCGATCGTCACCCGGCCGTCGCGCGAATTTACCGGCCACTTCTGCATCGACGACAAGGTGCTCTACGCCAACGGCGTGCGGGACTTCGAGCGCTATCGCGTCGACGCTTCCGTGCCGCTGATATCGGATTTCTTTGTGCCCGACGACGACGTGCCGCCGCCCGGCGTCACGGTGCAGCCCTTGCCCTCGGTCGGCAGCGCACAGGCATCCCGCTAA
- a CDS encoding GIY-YIG nuclease family protein, with amino-acid sequence MKSETRKLAIADYKKRTSVAGVFAIRCRASGEVWVGQALDLEKIQNRIWFTLRMGDHRDAELQRAWTTHGEASFSLETLERIEDEELAYVRDTMLKERVQHWRARLNASAI; translated from the coding sequence ATGAAATCCGAGACCAGAAAGCTCGCCATCGCCGACTACAAGAAGCGTACGAGCGTCGCCGGAGTCTTCGCGATCCGCTGTCGCGCATCCGGCGAGGTCTGGGTCGGGCAGGCGCTCGATCTCGAGAAGATCCAGAACCGCATCTGGTTCACGCTGCGCATGGGCGATCACCGCGATGCCGAACTGCAGCGGGCATGGACGACGCACGGTGAAGCCAGCTTCTCCCTCGAAACGCTGGAGCGCATCGAGGATGAGGAATTGGCCTATGTGCGCGATACGATGCTCAAGGAGCGCGTGCAGCACTGGCGCGCACGGCTGAACGCGTCCGCGATCTAG
- a CDS encoding glutathione S-transferase: protein MLTVHHLNNSRSQRVLWLLEELDVPYEIVRYQRQPDMRAPKELLAVHPLGKSPVITDNGNTIAESGAILEYIIGTYGNGRLIPPANTPERLRYTYWLHYAEGSAMPPLLLKLLFTLMPKRAPALLRPLVRKVSNQALSTLVNPQLRQHMAYWEGELGKSEWFAGNEFTGADIQMSFPLEAAAARGGLEDGHPKCVAFLERIHARPAYARALEKGGPYQVGR from the coding sequence ATGCTGACGGTTCATCATCTGAACAATTCCCGCTCGCAGCGCGTGCTGTGGCTGCTCGAGGAATTGGACGTGCCTTACGAGATCGTGCGCTACCAGCGACAGCCCGACATGCGCGCGCCGAAAGAGCTGTTGGCCGTGCATCCGCTCGGCAAGTCGCCTGTCATCACCGACAACGGCAATACGATCGCGGAATCCGGTGCGATCCTCGAATACATCATCGGTACCTACGGCAATGGCCGGCTGATTCCGCCCGCGAATACGCCGGAGCGGCTGCGCTACACCTATTGGCTGCACTACGCCGAAGGCTCGGCGATGCCGCCGCTGCTGCTGAAGCTGCTGTTCACGCTGATGCCGAAGCGCGCGCCGGCGCTGCTGCGGCCGCTGGTGCGCAAGGTGTCCAACCAGGCACTCTCCACGCTGGTCAACCCGCAGCTCAGGCAGCACATGGCCTATTGGGAAGGTGAGCTCGGCAAGAGCGAATGGTTCGCCGGCAATGAATTTACGGGCGCCGACATCCAGATGAGCTTTCCGCTCGAAGCCGCCGCGGCGCGCGGCGGGCTCGAGGACGGCCATCCGAAATGCGTGGCGTTCCTCGAGCGCATTCACGCGCGCCCGGCCTATGCCCGGGCGCTGGAGAAGGGCGGACCGTACCAAGTCGGCCGATAG
- a CDS encoding DUF1330 domain-containing protein has translation MDATCHLEPTWNAGRDFAQREIAGELVMLNLLRFRETADYSASPELAPPQPITGAEAYDRYIAHTLPFLRKSGGDLLFMGEGGPFLIGPEGERWDRAMLIRQKSRGAFLAFAVAEAYLAGIGHRTAALSDSRLLPLVELRR, from the coding sequence ATGGACGCAACCTGCCATCTGGAGCCGACCTGGAACGCCGGTCGCGACTTCGCCCAACGCGAGATCGCGGGCGAGCTGGTGATGCTCAATCTGCTGCGCTTTCGGGAGACCGCCGACTATTCGGCGAGCCCCGAATTGGCCCCGCCGCAGCCGATCACCGGCGCGGAGGCCTACGACCGCTACATCGCGCACACCCTGCCCTTCCTGCGGAAGAGCGGCGGCGATCTGCTGTTCATGGGCGAAGGCGGTCCGTTCCTGATCGGACCCGAGGGCGAGCGCTGGGACCGCGCGATGCTGATCCGGCAGAAGAGCCGCGGGGCTTTCCTCGCCTTCGCCGTGGCGGAGGCCTATCTCGCCGGCATCGGCCATCGCACCGCGGCGCTGTCGGACTCGCGGCTGCTCCCGCTGGTCGAGCTGCGGCGATGA
- a CDS encoding DUF2239 family protein, whose product MNPAYVAFEGDHRIAAGDLPHVARAAKQVHDRRKDAAILVFDGRTSALVDIDFRGSVDDVLARLPKLEAPAADEPPAPVAPRGPGRPKLGVVAREITLLPRHWDWLAQQKGGASVAIRKLIDEARRASGDKDRTRLAQDAAYRFMTAMAGNRPHYEDAIRALFAHDRRRFVTLIADWPADIRDHAVGLAYSDQAD is encoded by the coding sequence ATGAACCCTGCCTATGTCGCCTTCGAGGGGGATCACCGCATCGCGGCCGGCGACCTCCCCCACGTCGCCCGCGCCGCCAAGCAAGTGCACGACCGCCGCAAGGACGCGGCGATCCTGGTGTTCGACGGCCGCACCTCCGCATTGGTCGATATCGATTTCCGCGGCTCGGTCGACGACGTGCTGGCGCGCCTGCCGAAGCTCGAGGCTCCCGCGGCGGACGAGCCGCCCGCACCCGTCGCGCCGCGCGGCCCCGGCCGCCCCAAACTTGGCGTCGTCGCGCGCGAGATCACGCTGCTGCCGCGGCATTGGGACTGGCTGGCACAGCAGAAAGGCGGCGCGTCGGTCGCGATCCGCAAGCTGATCGACGAGGCGCGGCGCGCGAGCGGCGACAAGGACCGCACGCGGCTCGCCCAGGACGCCGCCTATCGCTTCATGACCGCGATGGCCGGCAACCGTCCGCATTACGAGGACGCGATCCGCGCCCTGTTCGCGCATGACCGGCGGCGCTTCGTAACATTGATCGCAGACTGGCCGGCCGACATCCGCGACCATGCGGTCGGGCTCGCCTACAGCGATCAAGCGGACTAG
- the ggt gene encoding gamma-glutamyltransferase, translated as MTRAATISRRLFAALLLIGIAAPAFSQEQRRFYLPPAADAIRSIPAENGMVVAQEKLAAQVGADFLRRGGNAVDAAVATGFAMAVTYPRAGNIGGGGFMVIHLAERNQDVTIDYRETAPQAATRDMFLDADGKPDPNKSRYSALGIGVPGTVAGLALALEKYGSGKFTLAQIIQPAIDLARDGFIVTDDTSDTLSDMYRHMSRWPNSARTFSHANGSPLHEGDRLIQSDLTATLTAIAEQGPRGFYEGVVAEKLVKGIRDAGGIISLDDLKSYQPVIRPPIRGTYRGYDIVSMPQPSSGGVVLLEILNILEGFPMSDMKQGSAASLHVMIEAMKRAYADRARYLGDPAFVDAPTQLLISKDYAAKQRATIDLARATPWTDVRNAKPPHEGDNTTHYSVVDASGNAVSNTYTLNFPYGVGLVAEGTGVLLNNELDDFAAAPGASNAFGLVGFEANLPGPGKRPLSSMSPTIVLKDGRPVLVTGSPGGSRIISAVTQIIVDVIDYKMDIAAAVAAPRVHHQWLPDEVRIERGFPEQVLDELKAKGHKLVQPLGYSSANSILVTSSGLLGAPDPRTRGSEAAAQ; from the coding sequence ATGACACGTGCCGCAACGATATCGCGACGGTTGTTTGCCGCTCTCCTGTTGATCGGTATCGCTGCGCCGGCGTTCAGCCAGGAGCAGCGCCGCTTCTATTTGCCGCCGGCCGCCGACGCGATTCGCAGCATCCCCGCCGAAAACGGCATGGTGGTGGCGCAGGAGAAACTCGCCGCGCAGGTCGGCGCCGATTTCCTGCGGCGGGGTGGCAATGCGGTCGATGCCGCAGTCGCCACCGGCTTTGCGATGGCGGTGACCTATCCGCGCGCCGGCAATATCGGCGGCGGCGGCTTCATGGTGATCCATCTTGCCGAACGCAACCAGGACGTCACGATCGACTACCGCGAGACCGCGCCGCAGGCCGCGACGCGCGACATGTTCCTGGACGCAGACGGCAAGCCCGACCCCAACAAATCGCGCTATTCCGCGCTCGGCATCGGCGTGCCCGGCACTGTTGCCGGACTTGCACTGGCGCTTGAGAAATACGGCTCCGGCAAGTTCACGCTGGCGCAGATCATTCAGCCCGCGATCGACCTGGCGCGCGACGGCTTCATCGTCACCGACGATACATCCGACACCCTGTCCGACATGTATCGCCACATGTCGCGCTGGCCGAATTCGGCCAGGACTTTCTCGCATGCCAACGGCAGCCCGTTGCACGAGGGCGACCGGCTGATCCAGAGCGATCTCACGGCGACGCTGACGGCGATCGCGGAGCAGGGCCCGCGCGGCTTCTATGAAGGTGTGGTCGCCGAGAAGCTCGTCAAGGGCATCCGTGACGCCGGCGGCATCATCAGCCTCGACGACCTGAAATCCTATCAGCCGGTCATCCGCCCGCCGATCCGCGGCACCTATCGGGGCTATGACATCGTCTCGATGCCGCAGCCTTCCTCGGGCGGCGTGGTGCTGCTGGAGATCCTGAACATCCTCGAAGGCTTTCCGATGTCCGACATGAAGCAAGGCTCGGCGGCCTCGCTGCATGTGATGATCGAGGCGATGAAGCGCGCCTATGCCGATCGTGCGCGCTATCTCGGCGATCCCGCCTTCGTCGACGCGCCCACGCAATTGTTGATCTCGAAGGATTACGCCGCGAAGCAGCGCGCGACCATCGATCTCGCCCGCGCCACGCCCTGGACCGACGTGCGGAACGCAAAGCCGCCGCACGAGGGCGACAACACCACGCACTATTCCGTCGTCGATGCCAGCGGCAACGCCGTCAGCAACACCTACACGCTGAACTTCCCCTACGGCGTCGGCCTCGTCGCCGAGGGGACCGGCGTGCTGCTCAACAACGAGCTCGACGATTTCGCCGCTGCGCCGGGCGCCTCCAACGCCTTCGGCCTGGTCGGCTTCGAAGCCAACCTGCCCGGCCCCGGCAAGCGCCCGTTGTCGTCGATGTCGCCGACCATCGTGCTGAAGGACGGCAGGCCGGTGCTGGTGACGGGATCGCCCGGCGGCAGCCGTATCATCTCCGCGGTGACGCAGATCATCGTCGACGTGATCGATTACAAGATGGACATCGCCGCCGCCGTTGCGGCGCCGCGCGTGCATCATCAATGGCTGCCCGACGAGGTCAGGATCGAGCGCGGCTTTCCCGAGCAGGTGCTAGACGAGCTGAAGGCCAAGGGCCACAAGCTGGTCCAGCCGCTCGGCTACTCCTCAGCCAACTCGATACTGGTCACGTCCAGCGGACTGCTCGGCGCGCCCGACCCGCGCACGCGCGGCTCGGAGGCGGCGGCACAGTGA
- a CDS encoding 2-hydroxychromene-2-carboxylate isomerase — translation MRQNPQFLFDFGSPNAFLSHEAIPAIEKRTGVKFEYVPILLGGIFKATNNKSPAETLAGVKNKPEFQKIETERFLKRFNVKPYTLNPFFPVNTLNLMRAAVAAQLEGVFEKYVEAAFHHMWVEPKKMDDPEVAGKAIASSGLDAARLFARAQEPDVKAKLIANTQSAVERGAFGSPTFFVGNEIFFGKEQLREVEEMVKGANGE, via the coding sequence GTGCGCCAGAATCCGCAATTCCTGTTCGATTTCGGCAGTCCCAACGCCTTCCTCAGCCATGAGGCGATCCCGGCGATCGAGAAGCGCACCGGTGTCAAATTCGAATATGTGCCGATCCTGCTCGGCGGCATCTTCAAGGCCACCAACAACAAGTCGCCGGCCGAGACGCTGGCGGGCGTCAAGAACAAGCCCGAGTTCCAGAAGATCGAGACCGAGCGCTTCCTCAAGCGCTTCAATGTCAAGCCCTATACCTTGAACCCGTTCTTCCCGGTCAACACGCTGAACCTGATGCGCGCGGCGGTCGCCGCACAGCTCGAGGGCGTGTTCGAGAAATATGTCGAGGCCGCCTTTCACCACATGTGGGTCGAGCCGAAGAAGATGGACGACCCCGAAGTCGCCGGCAAAGCCATCGCCTCGTCTGGCCTCGACGCCGCAAGGCTGTTCGCCCGTGCGCAGGAGCCGGACGTGAAGGCCAAGCTGATCGCGAACACCCAGTCCGCGGTGGAGCGCGGCGCGTTCGGCTCGCCGACCTTCTTCGTCGGCAACGAGATCTTCTTCGGCAAGGAGCAGCTGCGCGAAGTCGAGGAAATGGTTAAGGGAGCGAATGGGGAGTAG
- a CDS encoding MFS transporter: protein MSSAESKPMEVAEIQDSSLLAFYRDMNVQERRTFWACGAGWALDGMDFMIYPLVIGTIIALWKVDAGTAGLAGTVTLLSSAVGGWLGGYLSDRIGRVKTLQFTILWFSFFSLVCAIVQNFDQLLIARALLGLGFGGEWAAGAVLMGEAIRPQYRGRAVGSVQSGWAIGWGFAVLAQAVLFSILPAESAWRWMFVIGALPALLVFYLRRYVAEPEISAATLAQQQASGSGPAALWEIFHGPILRTTILASLVGTGMQGGYYAVTFWVPRFLTTERKLSVVGSTGYLATLIIGSFIGYLVGAWLADRIGRRNLFLIFSLGAIAVVLLYTQLPLSNEVLWILGFPLGFFASGYFSGMGAFLTELYPTRLRGSGQGFCYNFGRGVGALFPYLVGALSTTTSLANAIAIFAVAAYGVFFLAAYALPETRGRVLHADA from the coding sequence ATGAGTTCAGCCGAATCCAAACCGATGGAAGTCGCGGAGATCCAGGACAGCAGTCTTCTTGCCTTCTATCGCGACATGAACGTGCAGGAACGGCGCACGTTCTGGGCCTGCGGTGCGGGCTGGGCGCTCGACGGCATGGATTTCATGATCTATCCGCTGGTGATCGGCACCATCATCGCGCTGTGGAAGGTCGATGCCGGCACCGCGGGGCTCGCCGGCACGGTGACGCTGTTGTCATCGGCCGTCGGCGGCTGGCTCGGCGGCTACCTCTCCGATCGCATCGGGCGGGTGAAGACGCTGCAATTCACCATCCTCTGGTTCTCCTTCTTCTCGCTGGTCTGCGCCATCGTGCAGAATTTCGATCAGCTCCTGATCGCCCGCGCGCTGCTCGGCCTGGGCTTCGGCGGCGAATGGGCGGCGGGCGCCGTGCTGATGGGCGAAGCGATCCGGCCGCAATATCGCGGACGCGCAGTCGGCTCAGTGCAATCCGGATGGGCGATCGGCTGGGGCTTTGCCGTGCTGGCGCAGGCGGTGCTGTTCTCAATCCTGCCTGCGGAGAGCGCATGGCGCTGGATGTTCGTGATCGGCGCGCTGCCGGCGCTGCTGGTGTTCTATCTCCGCCGCTACGTTGCCGAGCCCGAGATCTCCGCCGCGACATTGGCGCAACAGCAGGCGTCCGGCAGCGGACCGGCCGCATTGTGGGAGATCTTTCACGGGCCGATCCTGAGGACGACAATCCTGGCCTCGCTGGTCGGCACCGGCATGCAGGGCGGCTATTACGCCGTCACCTTCTGGGTGCCGCGCTTCCTCACCACCGAGCGCAAGCTCTCGGTGGTCGGCTCCACCGGTTATCTCGCGACCCTGATCATCGGCTCCTTCATCGGTTATCTGGTCGGGGCCTGGCTCGCCGACCGCATCGGCCGGCGCAACCTGTTCCTGATCTTCTCGCTCGGCGCGATCGCGGTGGTGCTGCTCTACACCCAGCTGCCGCTGTCCAATGAAGTGCTTTGGATACTCGGCTTTCCGCTCGGCTTCTTCGCCTCCGGCTATTTCTCCGGCATGGGCGCGTTCCTGACCGAGCTCTACCCGACGCGGCTGCGCGGCTCCGGCCAGGGTTTCTGCTACAATTTCGGCCGCGGTGTCGGTGCGCTGTTCCCCTATCTGGTCGGTGCACTGTCGACGACGACGTCGCTCGCCAACGCGATCGCGATCTTCGCGGTGGCGGCCTATGGCGTCTTCTTCCTCGCCGCCTACGCGCTGCCGGAGACGCGCGGCCGCGTGCTGCATGCGGATGCGTAG